A region of Deinococcus aestuarii DNA encodes the following proteins:
- a CDS encoding glycosyltransferase family 2 protein, whose translation MSNPSHPAVTIVLINYNGWRFTDACLTSLRDLKYPSFRVLVVENGSTDDSLAQLRERWPDIEFVEIARNVGFTAANNVGARRALEHGAEYVWFLNNDTVVDFFALSELVTTLEAEPRTGAVASVLYDMRVPERVQAWGGGFVRLWRGDADMYFGPVSRERLHFLGGTSWLVRRAALEEIGLFDERFFMYWEDADFSFRLRAADWKLAVADSSRVWHVGSASMGEGNTRSTKSETFELNFTRSAVRFFRKHAPLPLVPLLAGPGFHLAKRVLRGQWGRARAVARGALEGFQRPDVKTVASTTPGDRGPTARQGSPRVPGG comes from the coding sequence ATGAGCAACCCCTCTCATCCCGCCGTGACCATCGTTCTCATCAACTACAATGGCTGGCGCTTTACGGATGCGTGCCTGACTTCACTGCGTGATCTCAAGTATCCCTCTTTCCGGGTCCTGGTGGTAGAAAACGGGTCCACTGACGACTCGCTGGCCCAGTTGCGGGAGCGCTGGCCCGACATCGAATTCGTAGAGATCGCGCGGAACGTGGGTTTCACGGCCGCAAACAACGTCGGCGCCCGACGGGCCCTGGAGCACGGCGCCGAGTACGTCTGGTTTCTGAACAACGACACCGTGGTAGATTTCTTCGCCCTGAGCGAACTCGTGACCACTCTGGAGGCCGAGCCACGCACGGGAGCCGTCGCCTCGGTGCTGTACGACATGCGTGTGCCCGAGCGGGTGCAGGCCTGGGGCGGCGGCTTCGTGCGGTTGTGGCGGGGGGATGCCGACATGTACTTTGGGCCGGTATCCCGTGAGCGGCTCCACTTTCTAGGCGGCACGAGCTGGCTGGTACGCCGCGCCGCCCTGGAGGAAATCGGTCTGTTCGACGAACGCTTTTTCATGTACTGGGAGGATGCCGACTTCAGCTTCCGGCTGCGGGCGGCAGATTGGAAACTCGCGGTGGCGGACAGCTCGCGGGTGTGGCATGTGGGCAGCGCGAGCATGGGGGAGGGCAATACCCGGTCGACCAAGAGCGAGACCTTCGAGCTGAACTTTACCCGCAGCGCCGTGCGCTTTTTCCGCAAGCACGCCCCCTTGCCCCTCGTGCCGCTGCTCGCTGGCCCGGGTTTCCACCTCGCCAAGCGAGTGCTGCGCGGCCAGTGGGGGCGCGCGCGCGCCGTGGCCCGAGGCGCTCTGGAGGGTTTTCAGCGGCCCGACGTCAAAACGGTGGCCTCCACCACGCCCGGCGACCGCGGCCCCACCGCACGGCAAGGCTCCCCCCGGGTCCCGGGGGGCTGA